A stretch of the Vibrio sp. SS-MA-C1-2 genome encodes the following:
- a CDS encoding ParB/RepB/Spo0J family partition protein — translation MAIKTADLNARLFGKTNKRKATTPAEAQQAVQDKASVIELAIAGEQSVGFELITVKADEIANKTTVFAENAREQAFLNEHALADILVTLKDKGQQYPAIGRWLDDGTIEVLDGSRRRMSCILSHNDFLIYVAKGITTKHAKFLSDVANAHKPLSLFERGKEMQSMLDRGDVIDQKQLAKVFQCNEAIVSGALKAAALPLALLKAYPSVAELGRPTMVRLHKLYYSLTQEQQAQLIDQLQEREQPFWHYVDVQGISRMTREVTQRIEYFIESLQPSEPQTTTKTSQLISGRANYHRQGSNLNLNLKQVNDQQMSQILAYVKDLLH, via the coding sequence ATGGCAATTAAAACGGCAGATTTAAATGCCCGCCTATTTGGCAAAACCAACAAGCGAAAAGCAACGACACCAGCTGAAGCACAACAAGCCGTTCAAGACAAAGCTTCTGTTATTGAATTAGCCATCGCAGGTGAGCAGAGTGTTGGTTTTGAACTTATTACTGTTAAAGCTGATGAAATTGCCAATAAAACGACGGTATTTGCAGAAAATGCTCGTGAACAAGCTTTTTTAAATGAACATGCTTTGGCTGATATTTTAGTTACTTTAAAAGATAAAGGACAACAATATCCTGCGATTGGTCGCTGGTTAGATGATGGTACGATAGAGGTTCTTGATGGCAGCCGTCGTCGTATGTCTTGTATCCTTTCTCATAATGATTTTCTGATCTACGTTGCGAAAGGAATTACTACAAAACACGCTAAATTCCTTTCTGATGTCGCTAATGCCCATAAACCTTTATCGCTCTTTGAGCGAGGTAAGGAGATGCAAAGCATGTTGGATCGTGGGGATGTTATTGATCAAAAACAACTGGCTAAAGTTTTTCAATGTAATGAAGCTATTGTGAGCGGTGCGTTAAAAGCTGCTGCATTACCTTTGGCGTTGTTAAAAGCTTACCCAAGTGTTGCTGAGTTAGGTCGTCCAACGATGGTTAGACTTCATAAACTTTATTACTCTTTGACTCAAGAACAGCAGGCTCAGCTTATCGACCAATTACAAGAGCGTGAGCAACCATTTTGGCATTATGTTGATGTCCAAGGTATTAGTCGAATGACCCGAGAGGTCACTCAACGCATTGAGTACTTTATCGAATCCTTGCAGCCAAGCGAGCCTCAAACAACGACTAAAACTAGTCAGCTTATTTCTGGACGAGCGAATTATCATCGACAAGGTAGTAATTTGAATCTCAATCTTAAACAAGTGAATGACCAACAGATGTCACAAATCCTTGCGTATGTTAAGGATCTACTCCATTAG
- a CDS encoding ParA family protein yields MDRLKTIENLHTIAEQTKQVQSDRIEIVMEERKDVLFPPMSKAMMETRSGLTRRKLDDAISRMEKEGHKFTKNNANHYSITLDEAHQLMSSANVPAFHQRHKDKKHKPWVVNVQNQKGGTGKSMSAVHVAASLALNLEKRYRICLIDLDPQGSLRLFLNPSISVQGQDTIYSAVDVMLDNVPEEIETSKQFLMDNVLLPTQYPNLKTIAAFPEDAMFNAESWQNLALNQSLDLVRLLKEKVIDPIADEFDIIMIDTGPHVDPLVWNAMYASNALIIPCAAKRLDWASTVNFFQHLPTVYEMFPDDWPGLAFVRLMPTMFEDDNKKQVAVLTEMNYLLGDQVMMATIPRSRAFETCADTYSTVFDLTAGDFEGGKKTLSTAQEAVQRVALEFERVMHSHWSKITEKV; encoded by the coding sequence ATGGATAGATTAAAGACAATTGAAAATCTTCATACTATTGCTGAACAAACTAAACAAGTTCAAAGTGATCGTATTGAAATCGTCATGGAAGAGAGAAAAGATGTCCTGTTTCCACCTATGTCAAAAGCGATGATGGAAACTCGCTCTGGATTAACACGACGTAAATTAGATGATGCTATCAGTCGAATGGAAAAAGAGGGGCATAAGTTTACCAAAAATAATGCTAATCATTATTCGATTACTCTAGATGAAGCACATCAACTGATGAGTTCAGCAAATGTTCCTGCTTTTCATCAGCGTCATAAAGATAAAAAACATAAACCTTGGGTTGTTAATGTTCAAAATCAGAAGGGTGGAACTGGTAAGTCGATGTCAGCCGTTCACGTTGCGGCCTCTTTAGCTTTAAATCTTGAAAAGCGTTACCGTATTTGTCTTATAGATTTAGATCCTCAAGGCTCTTTACGTCTTTTTTTAAACCCTTCGATTAGTGTACAAGGGCAAGATACTATCTACTCTGCAGTCGATGTGATGCTAGACAACGTTCCTGAAGAGATTGAAACATCTAAGCAATTTTTGATGGATAATGTACTGCTTCCAACCCAATACCCTAATCTTAAAACGATTGCTGCATTTCCTGAAGATGCGATGTTTAATGCCGAATCTTGGCAAAATCTCGCTTTAAATCAGTCATTAGATCTCGTGCGATTACTCAAAGAAAAGGTCATTGATCCGATTGCAGATGAGTTTGATATCATCATGATTGATACGGGTCCCCATGTCGATCCACTGGTTTGGAATGCAATGTATGCTTCTAATGCACTTATTATTCCGTGTGCTGCAAAACGTTTAGATTGGGCTTCAACGGTTAATTTCTTTCAACATTTACCGACTGTATATGAGATGTTCCCTGATGATTGGCCAGGCTTAGCTTTTGTTAGATTAATGCCAACCATGTTTGAAGATGATAATAAAAAGCAAGTCGCAGTATTAACCGAAATGAATTATCTACTTGGTGATCAAGTTATGATGGCCACGATCCCTCGTAGTCGAGCTTTTGAGACTTGTGCTGATACATACAGCACTGTATTTGACTTAACAGCGGGCGATTTTGAAGGCGGAAAGAAAACACTTTCAACGGCACAAGAAGCCGTTCAGCGAGTTGCGCTAGAATTTGAAAGGGTTATGCACAGTCATTGGTCAAAGATAACGGAGAAAGTATAA
- a CDS encoding replication initiator protein RctB domain-containing protein, with the protein MKSNQEKLLIPSPRNHKDGHLFEIQGSIVDWLSQYQHFKGVTKSIIELMNLISLQGMSSKDGMVSTTDLVNATDGKLTRAAIQQRLRTAVNIGLFSQHPIRFEQGLAGRSMLNRFVNPNHLVTTLGVTALTSDKHIEQKKQKKSKALAQTHVNKRLLTEHGLGTPPAMLDEVDQFVVSPTSWAGIIDQALAPPRTRRSYQKAMVAISGTKAIIETRSSKSIMTLDDMMTLFALFTLTVQYHDHHVEDYELRSRVMGNKTPAYITDILALRGKKDSGPARDAIRESIDRIEYTDFQLHELTGRWLSENMPEGFKSDRFRFLARTITASDEAPTEDDRGEIKIKPNLYILVWEPSFFDELLTRDYFFLFPPEILRQHPLVFQLYSFFRSRMARRHNSVMLLSELNQKLARGIDWRRFSLDLLRELRKLAKDRVSDDTFAVNLWGYHLIITPINEKKNRDYQVDITVDVEEVIRFSRAKTANAGKRSMAPTMPNPLRNEILPRHELDHLSEVINGEFEPIKRQETKKKGKLGRRVKLRKHLAIINADEVIITLSKYTSEQALERSITALSAITGHTVTSINEEFSQLIEKLDWLKVKEQIISYETLSQTVELFNKENQDHHLSIEKLISGLAVRRKVTKLIHEGHINQQVLDALNDIATLN; encoded by the coding sequence GTGAAAAGTAATCAAGAAAAATTACTTATACCATCACCTAGAAATCATAAAGATGGACATCTCTTTGAGATACAAGGCTCTATTGTTGATTGGTTATCTCAATACCAACACTTTAAAGGTGTGACAAAAAGTATCATTGAATTGATGAACTTAATTTCTCTGCAAGGTATGTCTTCAAAAGATGGCATGGTATCAACCACTGATCTTGTGAATGCTACAGATGGCAAATTAACACGTGCTGCAATCCAACAACGTTTAAGAACAGCTGTTAATATTGGATTATTCTCACAACACCCTATTCGGTTTGAACAAGGTTTAGCTGGCCGTAGTATGTTAAACCGATTTGTAAATCCAAATCATTTAGTAACAACGTTAGGCGTGACTGCACTTACCAGCGATAAACATATTGAACAAAAGAAACAAAAAAAATCTAAGGCATTAGCTCAAACCCATGTAAATAAGAGGCTGTTAACAGAACATGGGCTAGGTACACCACCAGCAATGTTAGATGAAGTTGATCAATTTGTCGTTTCACCCACCAGTTGGGCTGGAATTATAGATCAAGCATTAGCTCCACCACGTACCCGTCGTAGTTACCAAAAAGCAATGGTTGCAATCAGTGGAACTAAAGCTATTATCGAAACTCGATCATCAAAATCAATTATGACATTAGATGATATGATGACGTTATTTGCGCTATTTACTTTGACCGTCCAATACCATGATCATCATGTGGAAGATTATGAATTACGTTCACGTGTTATGGGAAATAAAACACCTGCATACATTACGGATATCTTAGCGTTACGTGGCAAAAAAGATAGTGGACCAGCACGTGATGCGATTCGTGAAAGTATTGATCGTATTGAATATACCGACTTCCAACTTCATGAGTTAACGGGTCGTTGGTTAAGTGAAAATATGCCTGAAGGTTTCAAAAGTGATCGTTTCCGCTTTTTAGCTAGAACGATCACCGCATCTGATGAAGCTCCTACTGAAGATGATCGTGGCGAGATCAAGATCAAACCTAATCTTTATATTCTAGTATGGGAGCCTTCGTTTTTTGATGAGCTTTTAACTCGAGATTACTTTTTCCTATTTCCACCAGAAATTTTACGTCAGCATCCATTAGTCTTTCAACTATATTCCTTCTTCAGAAGCCGTATGGCTCGTCGTCATAATAGTGTAATGCTATTAAGTGAACTTAACCAAAAACTAGCAAGGGGAATTGATTGGCGTCGTTTTTCTTTAGATCTTTTACGAGAGCTGCGTAAGTTAGCAAAAGATCGAGTCAGCGATGATACATTTGCGGTAAACCTATGGGGTTATCACTTGATCATTACTCCGATTAACGAAAAGAAAAATCGAGATTATCAAGTCGATATTACAGTCGATGTCGAAGAGGTCATTCGTTTTTCTCGTGCAAAAACGGCCAACGCAGGTAAACGCTCGATGGCACCGACAATGCCAAATCCATTAAGGAATGAAATATTACCTCGACATGAACTTGATCATCTTTCCGAAGTGATTAATGGTGAATTTGAACCCATCAAACGCCAAGAGACAAAAAAGAAAGGAAAATTAGGACGTCGAGTGAAACTTCGGAAACACTTAGCGATCATTAATGCCGATGAAGTAATTATTACACTTTCCAAATATACTTCTGAACAAGCACTAGAACGAAGTATTACCGCTCTTTCAGCTATAACAGGGCATACCGTTACTTCAATTAATGAAGAGTTTAGTCAGTTAATCGAGAAACTAGATTGGTTAAAGGTTAAAGAACAAATTATTTCTTATGAAACATTAAGTCAAACTGTCGAATTATTTAATAAAGAAAATCAAGATCATCATTTATCAATAGAAAAATTAATCTCAGGCTTAGCTGTACGTCGTAAAGTCACAAAATTGATTCATGAAGGACATATTAATCAACAGGTTCTTGATGCACTTAATGATATCGCAACATTGAACTAG
- a CDS encoding patatin-like phospholipase family protein, producing the protein MKRIKRTVLSLTLYFFCQNTLAEERLKIGVVLSGGGAKGAAHIGVLEVLEKNRIPVDIVTGTSMGAYVGGMAALGLSSNEIKDRTMAINWNRGYQDRAKRNERLLRNKRDEDNYQLHTDIGLSLDGEFKPLTGLVQGQTMAVLLREATHNPPTFTSFSDLPIPYRAVATDIATVKPVVLDHGNLPTAMQASMSVPGALKAVEWEGKLLIDGGIVNNMPVDQAKEMGADIIIAVDLRDSLAEKGDLNSAFSVVNQLTTHMTNAGSNAQKALLDTKKDIYLKPNVSFMTAPEFNKMEQAYQQGVITAEAALPSLLKYQLSEDEYQDYLNHKLDRRSAIINNDRIYIDKIEIVNKSNMSDEALKQMLAIKSETFATKESIEASIQKLYARELFEKITYEIIEDDANQTTIKIDVNEKSWGPGYLNFKLAFEDDLSTRSDYVIGAEYTLTDLTKRGGDWKLEAQLGSWKKVATSFYIPLDYLQTYFFGTGISWSREVRNFNFANDDLDVDLPFDTLGLDDVSYNSGDVYTEFGWNWDMAGELAFGIQGQTGDMKPNFEELKQDFNSYGGYSRFTYDTLNNWYFPASGTSIDFEIGYAHVESKLAGLTSSDATLYYTGQFIKPFSHKKHTLTFKLSGGGSESDEIIPIYVQDLGGLHNLSGYHQYELSGKYSILTGLIYRYQISEYDFGLFSSALYVGASIEQGGVWNQSSEIDFESSLTGGSLYIGADTPLGPLILGAGKAEKSDFSLYLQLGSYL; encoded by the coding sequence ATGAAGAGAATAAAACGAACGGTATTAAGTTTAACATTATACTTTTTTTGTCAAAACACCCTCGCGGAAGAACGATTAAAAATTGGGGTTGTGTTAAGTGGTGGTGGTGCAAAAGGTGCTGCACATATTGGGGTTCTTGAAGTTTTAGAAAAAAACCGTATTCCCGTCGATATTGTGACAGGAACAAGTATGGGGGCTTATGTTGGGGGTATGGCTGCACTTGGTCTCTCTTCCAATGAAATCAAAGACCGAACCATGGCAATTAATTGGAATCGTGGTTATCAAGATCGTGCCAAAAGAAATGAAAGATTACTGCGAAATAAGCGAGATGAAGATAATTATCAACTTCATACGGACATAGGATTAAGTCTTGATGGTGAATTTAAACCATTAACTGGGCTAGTCCAAGGACAAACTATGGCTGTATTACTAAGGGAAGCCACCCACAATCCTCCTACCTTTACCAGTTTCTCTGATCTACCTATTCCTTATCGTGCGGTTGCGACAGATATTGCAACGGTTAAGCCTGTTGTTCTTGATCACGGAAACTTACCAACTGCAATGCAAGCTTCAATGTCAGTACCAGGTGCATTAAAAGCGGTTGAATGGGAAGGAAAATTACTGATTGATGGAGGGATTGTTAATAATATGCCCGTTGATCAGGCTAAAGAGATGGGGGCTGATATTATTATTGCCGTAGATCTTCGAGACTCTCTTGCGGAAAAAGGCGATTTAAACTCGGCATTTTCAGTTGTTAATCAGTTAACCACTCATATGACTAATGCTGGGTCTAATGCACAAAAAGCCTTGTTAGATACAAAGAAAGATATTTACCTTAAACCTAATGTCTCATTTATGACAGCTCCTGAATTTAATAAAATGGAGCAGGCCTATCAACAAGGTGTGATAACTGCAGAAGCGGCATTACCCTCTTTATTAAAATATCAATTAAGTGAAGATGAATACCAAGACTATTTAAATCATAAATTAGACCGCCGTTCAGCCATCATTAATAATGATCGAATTTATATTGATAAAATTGAAATTGTCAATAAATCAAATATGAGTGATGAAGCGTTAAAACAGATGCTTGCGATAAAATCTGAAACATTTGCAACTAAAGAGTCAATTGAAGCATCAATTCAGAAATTATATGCCCGAGAGTTATTTGAAAAAATCACTTATGAGATTATTGAAGATGACGCGAATCAAACAACCATCAAAATTGATGTCAATGAGAAGAGTTGGGGACCAGGCTATCTTAACTTTAAGTTAGCATTTGAAGATGACCTTTCGACTCGGTCAGACTATGTTATTGGTGCTGAATATACTTTAACCGATCTCACAAAACGAGGTGGTGACTGGAAATTAGAAGCACAACTTGGTAGTTGGAAAAAAGTCGCAACCAGTTTCTATATTCCACTAGACTATCTACAAACTTATTTTTTTGGTACAGGTATTTCGTGGAGTCGAGAAGTTCGAAATTTTAATTTTGCTAATGATGATCTAGATGTTGATCTTCCATTCGATACTCTTGGATTAGATGATGTCTCTTATAATTCTGGGGATGTTTATACTGAGTTTGGTTGGAATTGGGATATGGCAGGAGAACTTGCATTTGGTATTCAGGGGCAAACAGGGGACATGAAACCAAATTTCGAAGAGCTAAAACAGGACTTTAATAGTTATGGTGGCTATTCACGTTTCACTTACGACACCTTAAATAATTGGTATTTCCCGGCAAGTGGAACATCCATTGATTTTGAAATTGGGTATGCTCATGTTGAATCTAAATTAGCTGGCTTAACGAGCAGTGATGCAACTCTATATTATACCGGACAATTTATTAAACCCTTTAGCCACAAAAAACATACCTTAACATTTAAACTTTCGGGTGGCGGCTCTGAATCTGATGAGATAATACCCATTTATGTCCAAGATCTTGGTGGTTTGCATAACCTATCTGGTTATCACCAATATGAATTGAGTGGTAAATACTCAATATTAACAGGACTTATTTATCGTTATCAAATATCAGAGTATGACTTTGGACTTTTCTCTTCTGCTTTGTATGTCGGTGCGTCAATAGAGCAAGGTGGAGTCTGGAATCAATCTAGCGAGATTGACTTTGAAAGTAGTTTAACGGGAGGAAGCCTATATATTGGAGCTGATACACCGTTAGGACCTTTAATTCTTGGTGCAGGTAAAGCTGAGAAGAGTGATTTTTCACTTTATTTACAGTTAGGCAGTTATTTGTAA
- a CDS encoding ISL3 family transposase — MNSSDIFMLGLGLQAPWKLIDQSLNTEHSPYELHLQVGAERGVLYSCPECGVACPAHDFKEKTWRHLNFFQHHCYITAKIPRVHCKNHGVRRIEVPWARPGSGFTLLFEEVALTLVREMPVNAAAKFMEVTDKRLWRVVEYYVEQALSRLDLSSLHAFGFDETASKRGHNYVTVFIDMARKTLPVVFAIPGKGKKTVTEFTTFIEKHGANSEQVLEVVCDMSPSFLSGVKDEFPKANVTVDWFHVVQLFTRAVDEVRKEERKHNDMPKALRWAVLKNAESRMTDKQAQALLDLEQYELETAKAWRVKEKLRWIREAKTAQAARWRLTNFIKFTLDEIGSSDALEPVRKALATLEKHSERILQRWTSTYTNARIEGLNSLFQAARSRARGYRNTATFITMIYMIASPAAEILKST, encoded by the coding sequence TTGAATTCTTCTGATATTTTTATGCTCGGGTTAGGGCTACAAGCACCGTGGAAACTTATCGACCAATCTCTTAATACAGAACATTCTCCTTATGAGCTTCATCTACAAGTTGGGGCTGAACGTGGAGTACTTTACTCCTGTCCAGAATGTGGTGTCGCTTGCCCTGCACATGATTTCAAAGAGAAAACATGGCGTCATCTCAACTTTTTTCAGCACCATTGCTATATCACTGCGAAGATACCTAGAGTTCACTGCAAAAATCACGGGGTAAGGCGCATTGAAGTGCCTTGGGCAAGGCCGGGTAGTGGCTTTACTTTGTTGTTCGAAGAAGTGGCCTTAACACTCGTAAGAGAGATGCCCGTTAACGCTGCCGCTAAGTTTATGGAAGTGACGGATAAGCGGCTTTGGCGAGTGGTGGAATATTACGTCGAGCAAGCTTTATCACGACTTGACCTGTCGTCTCTCCACGCCTTTGGATTTGATGAGACAGCGTCAAAGCGTGGACATAATTACGTCACTGTTTTCATTGATATGGCGCGTAAAACCCTCCCTGTTGTCTTTGCTATACCAGGAAAAGGCAAGAAAACCGTCACTGAGTTTACCACCTTCATTGAAAAGCACGGAGCAAATTCAGAGCAAGTCCTTGAAGTCGTGTGTGACATGTCTCCGTCCTTTTTAAGTGGTGTCAAAGATGAATTTCCGAAAGCGAATGTCACCGTTGATTGGTTCCATGTTGTACAGTTATTTACCCGAGCCGTTGATGAGGTTCGGAAAGAGGAAAGAAAGCACAATGACATGCCGAAGGCGCTTCGTTGGGCAGTGTTAAAGAATGCTGAAAGTCGGATGACAGATAAGCAAGCTCAAGCTTTACTTGACCTAGAGCAGTATGAGCTTGAGACAGCGAAAGCTTGGCGAGTAAAAGAAAAATTACGTTGGATAAGAGAAGCGAAAACGGCTCAAGCCGCTCGTTGGCGCCTGACTAATTTCATCAAGTTTACACTTGACGAAATAGGAAGCTCAGATGCTTTAGAGCCAGTAAGAAAAGCGCTAGCAACGTTAGAAAAGCATTCAGAGAGAATACTTCAACGCTGGACTTCGACCTATACGAATGCACGAATAGAGGGTCTGAATAGTTTATTTCAAGCAGCGAGGTCAAGGGCACGCGGCTATAGAAATACAGCCACGTTCATCACTATGATCTATATGATAGCGAGCCCCGCTGCTGAAATATTGAAATCCACTTGA
- a CDS encoding universal stress protein, which produces MSLYHSILVAINPTYPNSRKLLVKASLIAQANQSDLHLIHIEPGVGNLSFIDIELELDEAHHDANKTRILKLVELSKDLPYPVKSFHIGDGDVPKHIENKAEELNSDLVIMGHHHHWGAIFDKTESKLSDKLDCDLLVIKI; this is translated from the coding sequence ATGTCGTTATACCACTCTATTCTTGTTGCTATCAATCCAACTTACCCTAACTCCCGTAAGTTGTTAGTAAAAGCAAGTCTCATCGCACAAGCCAATCAGTCTGATTTGCACCTTATTCATATCGAACCGGGTGTTGGTAATCTTAGCTTTATTGATATTGAGTTAGAGTTAGATGAAGCACACCATGACGCGAATAAAACCCGCATCCTAAAACTGGTGGAGTTAAGTAAAGATCTTCCTTACCCCGTTAAAAGTTTTCATATTGGTGATGGTGATGTACCGAAGCATATTGAAAATAAAGCCGAAGAATTAAATTCAGACCTCGTTATTATGGGTCATCATCATCATTGGGGTGCAATATTTGATAAAACTGAAAGTAAGTTAAGTGATAAATTAGATTGTGACTTATTAGTTATCAAAATTTAA
- a CDS encoding iron-sulfur cluster assembly scaffold protein produces the protein MNYSTEVQNMCPISRGPQHASSPIPVEGSWVSPKDVIAISGVSHGVGTCAPQQGAAKLTLNVKSGIIEEALIETIGCSGMTHSAAMAAEILTGKTIIEALNTDLLCDAIMVAMREIFLQYVYGRTQTAFSEGGLPVGAGLEDLGKTLRSQVGTHYGTNAKGVRYLEMAEGYVLELALDSQDEVIGYKFVNIGKMMDFINAGKDAVEAMNEATGTYGRYAEAVRVINPRHQ, from the coding sequence ATGAACTACTCTACTGAAGTACAAAATATGTGTCCAATTTCAAGAGGCCCACAACATGCCTCTTCTCCAATTCCAGTAGAAGGAAGCTGGGTTTCTCCAAAGGATGTTATTGCGATTTCAGGTGTTAGCCACGGTGTTGGTACTTGTGCTCCACAACAGGGCGCAGCTAAGCTTACCTTAAATGTTAAAAGCGGTATTATTGAAGAAGCACTAATCGAAACTATCGGTTGTTCTGGTATGACTCACTCAGCTGCAATGGCTGCTGAAATTCTAACAGGAAAAACTATCATTGAAGCATTAAACACTGACTTATTGTGTGATGCTATCATGGTAGCGATGCGTGAAATCTTCCTACAATACGTTTACGGTCGTACACAAACAGCATTTTCTGAAGGTGGTTTACCTGTAGGTGCTGGCCTTGAAGATTTAGGCAAAACATTACGTAGCCAAGTTGGTACTCACTACGGAACAAATGCTAAAGGCGTTCGTTACTTAGAGATGGCTGAAGGTTATGTTCTAGAACTTGCTCTTGACTCACAAGACGAAGTTATTGGTTATAAATTTGTCAATATTGGCAAAATGATGGATTTCATCAACGCAGGTAAAGATGCGGTAGAAGCGATGAATGAAGCGACAGGTACTTACGGCCGTTATGCTGAAGCTGTTCGCGTTATCAACCCACGTCACCAATAA
- a CDS encoding GGGtGRT protein, which yields MALFESFDRRIAQITPVLEQYGFATLEEAHAYCLENNVDPIEIVRETQPIAFENATWAYTLGAAIALKEGATKASKAAEFIGHGLQAFCIPGSVADQRQVGIGHGMLGARLLDEHTECFAFLAGHESFAAAEGAIKIALNANKVRQEPLRVILNGLGKDGAYLIARINGFNYVQTQFNYTTGELDVVSERRFSEGLRGEINCYGADDVREGVAIMHHEGVNVSITGNSTNPTRFQHPVAGTYKKERLEQGKAYFSVASGGGTGRTLHPDNVGAGPASYGLTDTMGRMHSDAQFAGSSSVPAHVEMMGLIGMGNNPMVGATVAIAVAIEQASK from the coding sequence ATGGCACTATTTGAAAGTTTTGATCGTCGTATAGCACAAATTACTCCAGTTCTTGAGCAGTATGGTTTTGCTACTTTAGAAGAAGCACACGCTTACTGTCTTGAAAACAACGTAGATCCAATTGAGATCGTTAGAGAAACTCAACCAATTGCATTCGAAAATGCAACTTGGGCTTATACTCTAGGTGCTGCTATCGCACTTAAAGAAGGTGCGACTAAAGCATCTAAAGCGGCTGAGTTCATCGGTCACGGTTTACAAGCATTCTGTATTCCAGGCTCTGTTGCTGATCAGCGTCAAGTTGGTATTGGTCACGGTATGCTAGGTGCGCGTTTACTTGATGAGCATACAGAATGTTTTGCATTCTTAGCAGGTCACGAGTCTTTCGCAGCTGCAGAAGGTGCAATCAAAATCGCACTTAACGCAAACAAAGTTCGTCAAGAACCACTTCGCGTTATCCTTAATGGTCTTGGCAAAGACGGCGCTTATTTAATCGCTCGTATCAATGGCTTTAACTACGTACAAACTCAGTTCAACTACACAACGGGTGAACTAGATGTTGTTTCAGAGCGTCGTTTCTCTGAAGGTCTACGTGGTGAGATCAACTGTTACGGTGCTGATGACGTACGTGAAGGTGTTGCAATTATGCACCACGAAGGCGTAAACGTATCAATCACAGGTAACTCTACTAACCCAACACGCTTCCAGCACCCAGTTGCAGGTACGTATAAGAAAGAGCGTCTTGAGCAAGGTAAAGCTTACTTCTCAGTTGCTTCAGGTGGCGGTACTGGTCGTACTCTTCACCCAGATAACGTGGGCGCAGGTCCAGCTTCTTACGGTCTTACTGATACTATGGGTCGTATGCACAGTGATGCTCAATTTGCCGGTTCTTCTTCAGTTCCAGCACACGTTGAGATGATGGGTCTTATCGGTATGGGTAACAACCCAATGGTAGGCGCAACAGTGGCTATCGCTGTAGCAATCGAGCAAGCTTCTAAATAA
- a CDS encoding ATP-binding cassette domain-containing protein, with amino-acid sequence MTSQPIISVNNLSLIDSERTLFKSISFELFQGETLAVMGPSGIGKSMLSKAIAGFLPSDICVGGSIQFNSSEVAQVAMLQRSQSQRPAVIFQDALKALNPLASVEQQLCLTLTGNKTRLSSANREIVIALLSQLGFSDPKSTLKQYPSQLSGGQRQRICIAIALLSRANLIIADEPTSALDPITEMEILELFRTSVQQRNIGGLLITHDLSAALACDKVLVIADNTMIAYGSPWQAIQQSSHPFCQQLTQLLP; translated from the coding sequence GTGACTTCTCAACCAATAATTTCTGTTAATAATCTTAGCCTCATCGATTCAGAGCGCACTCTATTTAAAAGTATTTCTTTTGAACTTTTTCAAGGTGAAACGCTTGCCGTCATGGGACCTTCAGGTATTGGTAAGTCTATGTTGTCGAAAGCGATTGCCGGTTTTTTGCCGTCTGATATTTGCGTGGGCGGCAGTATTCAGTTTAACAGTAGCGAAGTCGCACAAGTCGCCATGTTGCAACGATCTCAGTCGCAGCGTCCTGCTGTCATTTTCCAAGATGCACTTAAGGCGCTTAATCCATTGGCATCTGTCGAGCAACAATTATGTTTGACATTGACCGGTAACAAAACGCGTTTGTCTTCCGCAAATAGGGAAATAGTGATTGCCCTGTTATCTCAACTTGGATTCTCAGATCCAAAATCTACATTAAAACAGTACCCAAGCCAACTATCTGGTGGTCAACGTCAACGTATCTGTATTGCAATTGCGTTACTTAGTCGTGCGAATTTAATTATCGCTGATGAGCCAACCAGTGCGCTAGATCCAATTACGGAGATGGAAATCCTTGAACTGTTTCGTACAAGTGTTCAGCAACGTAATATTGGTGGTTTGTTGATCACTCACGACCTATCTGCGGCTTTAGCGTGTGATAAAGTGTTAGTGATTGCTGACAACACGATGATCGCGTATGGATCGCCATGGCAAGCCATTCAACAAAGTTCACATCCTTTTTGTCAACAACTTACACAATTGTTACCTTAA